A single window of Nicotiana tomentosiformis chromosome 1, ASM39032v3, whole genome shotgun sequence DNA harbors:
- the LOC104105485 gene encoding ferric reduction oxidase 2-like: MDSRMAQRSSSPSSSDNNGFIQAVIMALVVTVILGYFLVLIVSPTNMYYLIWTPKIKARAATSTYFGAQGMSLLLDTFPFLFIAVLGCIYLHLRKKSSDKNTNRVEGKQKLAIWRRPIIVKGLGIVTRIELCFFVMFIALLVWSYASYLHAAFPFITPQSVAESGQKVWEVKLEEAGLMLGLVGNVVLTFLFVPVARGSSVLQLFGLTSEASVKYHIWLGHIVMTLFSAHGICYIIYWAATHQLSEMLKWAKTDISNLAGELSLLSGLVLWIATFPRIRRKMFELFFYTHHLYILFVVFFVFHVGVSYAGIMLPGFYLFIVDRYLRFLQSRSNVRLVSARVLPCETVELNFSKSKGLSYTPTSIMFVNVPSISKMQWHPFTITSSSSLEADKLSVVIKGEGSWSKKLYQIISSPNSVDRLNVSVEGPYGPPSTHFLRHDLLVMVSGGSGITPFISIIRELIHTSESQKCKTPEILLISVFKNSQDLTMLDLLLPISGAPSETSKLGLQIEAYVTREKQSTTEDKKNLRTIWFKPNPSDQPITPILGQNNWLWLGAIISSSFIIFLISLGALDKYYIYPIDKNTNEIYSYPIKAVLNMLLICISIVITSTAAFLWNKKHTGVEANQIQNMEGATPMASPNSWFYNADREMESLPQQSLLQSTNLHFGERPDLKRLLFERKESSVGVLVCGPKKMRHEVANICSSGLASNLHFESISFSW, translated from the exons ATGGATTCAAGAATGGCTCAAAGATCATCATCTCCTTCATCAAGTGACAACAATGGCTTTATCCAAGCAGTTATAATGGCTCTAGTGGTAACCGTTATACTTGGCTATTTTCTGGTTTTGATCGTATCACCAACCAATATGTATTATCTTATATGGACACCCAAGATTAAAGCTCGGGCAGCCACTTCCACGTACTTTGGAGCTCAAG GAATGTCATTGTTGTTGGACACGTTTCCTTTCTTATTTATTGCTGTCTTGGGGTGTATATACCTCCACTTAAGGAAGAAATCCAGTGATAAAAACACCAACAG AGTCGAGGGAAAACAAAAGTTGGCAATATGGAGGAGACCGATAATAGTTAAGGGGCTAGGGATTGTTACAAGGATTGAACTTTGCTTTTTTGTAATGTTTATCGCACTCTTAGTCTGGTCTTATGCGTCTTACTTGCACGCTGCCTTTCCCTTTATCACACCACAGTCTGTTGCCGAAAGTGGGCAGAAAGT ATGGGAAGTCAAGCTTGAAGAAGCAGGACTGATGTTAGGACTTGTAGGAAATGTAGTGCTTACATTTCTGTTTGTTCCAGTTGCAAGAGGTTCCTCAGTGTTGCAACTCTTTGGTCTGACTTCTGAAGCAAGTGTTAAATACCATATATGGCTTGGCCATATTGTAATGACCCTTTTCTCTGCTCATGGAATTTGTTACATTATCTATTGGGCTGCCACTCATCAATTGTCTGAG ATGCTTAAATGGGCAAAAACCGATATCTCAAATTTGGCTGGAGAATTGTCACTGCTTTCTGGATTGGTTTTGTGGATAGCAACATTCCCTCGCATTAGGAGAAAGATGTTTGAGCTCTTCTTCTACACTCACCACCTCTACATTCTCTTCGTCGTCTTCTTTGTTTTCCATGTTGGCGTCTCTTATGCTGGAATTATGCTTCCCGGTTTCTACCTCTTCATTGTTGATCGATACTTGAGATTCTTACAGTCGCGATCAAATGTTCGTTTGGTCTCAGCTCGAGTTCTACCATGTGAAACTGTTGAGCTAAACTTCTCCAAGAGTAAAG GTTTAAGTTATACACCAACTAGCATCATGTTTGTGAATGTACCTAGCATTTCAAAAATGCAATGGCATCCTTTTACAATCACTTCAAGCAGTAGTTTGGAGGCAGATAAGCTCAGTGTTGTCATTAAGGGTGAAGGAAGCTGGTCCAAGAAGCTTTACCAGATTATTTCTTCCCCTAATTCTGTCGATCGTCTTAATGTCTCTGTTGAAGGACCTTATGGACCTCCTTCCACACATTTCCTAAG GCATGATTTATTGGTTATGGTGAGCGGCGGGAGTGGAATCACTCCTTTCATCTCCATAATAAGGGAGCTAATCCACACAAGTGAGTCACAGAAATGCAAGACACCAGAAATCCTACTCATAAGTGTGTTCAAGAACTCACAAGACCTTACCATGTTAGACCTTCTCCTTCCCATTTCTGGTGCCCCATCTGAAACTTCTAAGTTAGGCCTACAAATTGAGGCTTATGTAACAAGAGAAAAGCAATCAACAACAGAAGACAAGAAGAACTTGAGGACCATATGGTTCAAACCCAACCCATCTGATCAGCCCATCACTCCAATTCTTGGCCAGAACAATTGGCTTTGGCTTGGTGCTATCATATCATCTTCCTTCATCATTTTCTTGATTTCCTTAGGGGCTTTGGATAAATACTACATTTACCCAATCGATAAAAATACCAACGAGATCTACTCTTATCCGATAAAGGCTGTGCTGAATATGCTTCTCATTTGCATTTCCATAGTCATCACAAGTACTGCAGCATTTCTTTGGAACAAGAAACACACTGGAGTGGAAGCCAACCAAATTCAGAACATGGAAGGAGCAACTCCAATGGCTTCACCTAATTCTTGGTTCTATAATGCAGATAGGGAAATGGAGAGTTTGCCCCAACAGTCACTTCTTCAGTCAACTAATCTCCATTTTGGTGAAAGACCAGACCTCAAAA GGTTATTGTTTGAGAGGAAAGAATCAAGTGTTGGAGTTCTAGTGTGTGGCCCGAAGAAGATGAGACATGAAGTTGCAAACATCTGTTCCTCTGGTTTAGCTTCCAACCTTCATTTCGAGTCCATCAGCTTCAGTTggtga